The following proteins are co-located in the Piscirickettsia litoralis genome:
- a CDS encoding insulinase family protein — translation MNSSKNCYETFEHLRDVYIPSLNVNVAQYRHLGTGADHYHIDADNSENVFLVSLRTVPTDSTGVAHILEHTALCGSEKYPVRDPFFMMIRRSLNTFMNAFTSSDWTAYPFATQNKKDFNNLLDVYLDAVFFSRLDPLDFAQEGHRLVFSEEENIDSPLMYKGVVYNEMKGALSSPSQQLWYVLSSYLFPTSTYHYNSGGDPESITDLSYDELKAFYKKHYHPSNAVFMTYGDISASEHQQNFEEKVLSRFERSDDYVEVKPEKRYHSPVNITRAYPLDTQSTGRQSYHVLGWLLGESINLKSAFKAHLLSSVLLDNSASPLMAALEQTDLGSAPAPICGLEDSNREISFMCGLEGCAPDSAEQFKALVINVLENVAKEGISQEKLEAALHQFELSQREITGDGYPYGLKLMLSMLTASVHRGDAVAAIDVEPVLAELREEIKDPNFIKELVKENLLNNPHQVLFTLNPDEKLTERKAEAEEKYLASVKETLSVEAKQQMVDLAVKLKARQEAEDDASILPQVTLKDVPADIPKIEGQAIAQGNISRKYYTQGTNGLVYQQIIVDLPKLNDEELKALPLYSACLPELGAGELSYMEVQEAQARFTGGFNAHTTLKGKADDEQQVKGYFVLSGKALARNYQDFNDLMQTLFNQARFDETDRLRELVSQIRASREQSIVSSGHSFAMAAASSGMSPVAKLHYQLEGLAGVKALKDLDESLADDAKVHALSQSLMSIHKKVIASAKQLLMIGEESSQVLAESMQWQGQAESDGNPMTFSPVSEKVNLAWLMNTQVNFCSRAYKTVPIGHADAPVLTVIGGILRNGFLHRAVREQGGAYGGGASHDNDNGVLRFYSYRDPRLTGTLNDFDASVEWLKRGEFLEAQIEEAVLGVIAALDKPSSPAGEARQAFFNDLHGRSYEVRKRFRERALTMTRDDIVRVAKEYLNTENASTAVIASPASKSECEKLGLNVFNL, via the coding sequence TTGAATTCATCAAAAAATTGCTATGAGACATTTGAACATCTCCGTGATGTTTATATTCCTTCTTTGAACGTAAATGTTGCCCAATATCGTCATTTAGGTACGGGTGCCGATCATTACCATATTGATGCGGATAATAGTGAAAATGTATTTTTAGTGAGTTTGCGTACCGTGCCGACAGATTCTACGGGAGTTGCGCATATTTTAGAGCACACGGCCTTGTGTGGCAGTGAAAAATACCCGGTGCGCGACCCGTTTTTTATGATGATTCGCCGTTCGCTGAATACCTTTATGAATGCATTTACCAGCAGTGACTGGACGGCTTACCCTTTTGCGACTCAAAACAAAAAAGACTTTAATAATCTGCTTGATGTGTATTTAGATGCGGTATTTTTCTCGCGTTTAGATCCTCTTGATTTTGCACAAGAAGGCCATCGGCTTGTCTTTTCTGAAGAAGAGAATATAGATTCACCTTTGATGTATAAGGGGGTGGTTTATAACGAAATGAAAGGGGCATTAAGTTCGCCCTCGCAACAGCTTTGGTATGTGTTATCGAGTTATTTATTCCCGACTTCAACCTATCACTATAACAGTGGCGGTGATCCTGAGAGTATTACTGATTTAAGTTATGATGAACTCAAAGCTTTTTATAAAAAGCATTATCACCCAAGTAATGCCGTTTTTATGACCTATGGTGATATTTCAGCTTCAGAGCATCAGCAAAATTTTGAAGAAAAAGTGCTCTCTCGCTTTGAGCGTAGTGATGACTATGTCGAGGTGAAACCTGAAAAGCGTTATCACTCCCCCGTGAATATCACTCGTGCATACCCACTTGATACTCAATCTACGGGTCGTCAAAGTTATCATGTTTTAGGCTGGCTACTGGGTGAAAGTATTAATTTGAAAAGTGCTTTTAAGGCTCATTTATTATCCAGCGTTTTACTGGATAATAGCGCAAGCCCGCTCATGGCTGCTTTAGAACAAACAGATTTAGGTTCAGCGCCTGCACCGATTTGTGGTTTGGAAGATTCTAACCGTGAAATTAGCTTTATGTGTGGGTTGGAGGGGTGTGCACCCGACAGCGCGGAGCAGTTTAAAGCATTAGTTATTAATGTGCTTGAGAATGTGGCTAAAGAGGGTATAAGCCAGGAAAAACTCGAAGCGGCGTTGCATCAATTTGAGCTGAGTCAGCGTGAGATTACCGGTGATGGCTATCCTTATGGTTTAAAATTGATGTTATCGATGCTAACCGCGTCGGTGCATCGTGGTGATGCAGTGGCTGCAATTGATGTGGAGCCGGTATTAGCAGAGCTTCGTGAAGAAATTAAAGATCCAAACTTTATTAAAGAATTGGTCAAAGAAAACCTATTAAATAACCCTCATCAGGTGCTCTTTACTTTAAATCCAGATGAAAAGCTTACTGAGCGTAAAGCCGAAGCTGAAGAAAAATATCTAGCTTCCGTGAAAGAAACGTTATCTGTTGAGGCGAAACAGCAGATGGTTGACCTGGCTGTAAAATTAAAAGCGCGTCAAGAGGCTGAGGATGATGCCAGTATTTTACCTCAAGTGACATTAAAAGATGTGCCTGCTGATATTCCTAAAATTGAAGGTCAAGCGATAGCGCAGGGAAATATCAGCCGAAAATACTACACGCAAGGCACCAATGGCTTAGTTTATCAGCAAATTATTGTTGATTTGCCAAAGCTTAATGATGAAGAGCTAAAAGCGTTGCCACTGTACAGCGCTTGTTTGCCCGAGCTGGGGGCTGGCGAGCTAAGTTATATGGAGGTGCAAGAAGCACAAGCACGTTTTACTGGTGGTTTTAATGCACATACGACTTTAAAGGGTAAAGCGGATGATGAGCAGCAAGTTAAAGGCTATTTTGTCTTGTCGGGTAAGGCGCTTGCTCGTAATTACCAAGATTTTAATGATCTCATGCAAACGTTATTTAACCAGGCTCGTTTTGATGAAACCGATCGCTTACGTGAGTTAGTCTCACAAATTCGTGCCAGTCGTGAGCAATCTATTGTTAGCTCAGGCCATTCCTTTGCGATGGCTGCAGCAAGCTCGGGGATGAGCCCCGTGGCTAAACTACACTATCAGCTTGAAGGTTTGGCAGGGGTTAAGGCATTAAAAGACCTAGATGAAAGCTTAGCTGATGATGCAAAAGTGCACGCGCTAAGTCAGAGCTTAATGTCGATTCATAAAAAAGTTATTGCCAGTGCAAAGCAATTGCTGATGATTGGAGAAGAAAGCAGCCAAGTTTTGGCTGAGTCGATGCAGTGGCAGGGTCAAGCTGAAAGTGACGGGAATCCCATGACTTTTTCACCGGTGAGCGAAAAGGTAAACCTCGCTTGGTTGATGAACACACAGGTCAACTTTTGCTCTCGTGCTTATAAAACAGTACCGATTGGCCATGCAGACGCTCCAGTATTAACGGTGATTGGCGGTATTTTGCGTAATGGCTTTTTGCACCGTGCGGTGCGTGAGCAAGGTGGGGCTTATGGCGGCGGCGCTTCGCATGATAATGATAATGGTGTATTGCGCTTTTATTCCTATCGTGATCCACGCTTGACTGGAACACTGAACGATTTCGATGCTTCGGTTGAGTGGCTAAAAAGAGGTGAGTTTTTAGAGGCTCAAATCGAGGAGGCCGTGTTAGGTGTTATTGCTGCGCTAGACAAGCCAAGTTCTCCAGCAGGAGAGGCGCGTCAGGCATTTTTTAATGACTTACATGGCCGTAGTTATGAAGTCCGTAAGCGCTTTCGTGAACGTGCACTCACAATGACTCGTGACGATATTGTGCGTGTTGCAAAAGAATACTTAAATACTGAAAATGCGAGCACAGCGGTTATTGCCAGCCCGGCATCAAAGTCTGAGTGTGAAAAATTAGGCTTAAATGTCTTTAATTTATAG